One part of the Pirellulales bacterium genome encodes these proteins:
- a CDS encoding NAD(P)/FAD-dependent oxidoreductase: MIQTNSLHTIPSAAQVVVLGGGPAGVTTATLLAQQGVDVALFERETFPRFHVGESLIPETYWVLERLGMLEKLKTSCFVRKESVQFVNAQGKVSEPFYFTDHKPGESSRTWQVLRSEFDKMMLDNAREQGVQAWEGVRVLDVVWEGNRASGVRLLDAAGDQHQVHASVVVDATGQSSFIANKLKLRVKDPDLKKGSIWTYWKGAFRDTGVDAGATIIIQTPDKKGWFWFIPLHDDVVSLGVVSDFKSLFAASRGDHEAIYTEELHLCPAALQRIANATRCAPFYATKDYSYRSTQVAGNGWVLVGDAFGFLDPLYSSGVLLALKSGQLAADNIAEAVRLGDYSETQLRKWEPGFVRGMNRMRQLVCDFYDGLNFGRFVKEYPNMKGILTDLLIGDLFDDKVDAIIEPLNHARTSLREYREQQLVG, encoded by the coding sequence ATGATCCAAACGAATTCCCTACATACCATCCCCTCGGCCGCCCAGGTGGTAGTGCTGGGGGGAGGACCGGCGGGTGTAACCACCGCCACCTTACTGGCACAACAAGGCGTCGATGTCGCCCTGTTCGAGCGAGAAACTTTTCCCCGTTTTCACGTTGGGGAATCTTTGATCCCCGAGACGTATTGGGTGTTGGAACGTTTGGGGATGCTGGAAAAGCTGAAAACAAGCTGCTTTGTGCGCAAGGAAAGCGTGCAATTTGTGAATGCCCAGGGCAAAGTGAGCGAACCGTTTTATTTTACAGACCATAAACCGGGGGAATCATCGCGAACATGGCAGGTGCTACGCAGCGAATTTGACAAGATGATGCTGGATAACGCCCGCGAGCAAGGAGTGCAGGCGTGGGAAGGGGTGCGCGTGCTGGATGTCGTTTGGGAAGGGAATCGCGCGAGTGGCGTCCGGCTACTGGACGCGGCGGGGGACCAACACCAGGTCCACGCATCCGTGGTGGTTGACGCCACGGGCCAAAGCAGCTTTATTGCCAACAAGCTCAAACTGCGGGTAAAAGATCCCGATTTGAAAAAGGGATCGATCTGGACCTACTGGAAAGGGGCCTTCCGCGATACGGGCGTTGACGCCGGGGCAACCATTATCATTCAAACACCCGACAAAAAGGGGTGGTTCTGGTTTATCCCCCTGCATGACGACGTCGTCAGCCTGGGGGTGGTTTCGGATTTTAAATCGCTGTTTGCGGCGAGTCGAGGCGATCACGAGGCCATCTATACCGAAGAACTACACCTTTGCCCAGCCGCTTTGCAACGGATTGCGAACGCCACGCGCTGCGCCCCGTTCTATGCGACCAAGGATTATTCCTACCGCAGCACTCAGGTCGCTGGCAACGGCTGGGTGCTGGTGGGGGATGCCTTTGGCTTTTTAGATCCCTTGTACTCTTCCGGCGTGTTGCTCGCGCTCAAAAGCGGCCAATTGGCGGCGGACAACATTGCCGAGGCGGTGCGCCTAGGCGATTATAGCGAAACGCAACTCCGCAAGTGGGAACCCGGTTTTGTACGGGGGATGAACCGCATGCGGCAACTGGTTTGCGATTTTTATGATGGGCTAAATTTTGGCCGCTTTGTCAAGGAATATCCCAACATGAAGGGAATCCTCACGGATTTGCTGATCGGCGATTTATTTGACGACAAGGTGGACGCCATCATCGAACCGTTGAACCACGCCCGGACCAGCCTGCGCGAGTATCGCGAGCAACAGCTTGTGGGATAG
- a CDS encoding GlsB/YeaQ/YmgE family stress response membrane protein: MPAVNPDFQVLLERCAHDVLMWVGFGTLTGLLAKAIMPGRDPGGPIATVLMGIGGCVIGCGTLMFFYEGQRVTPISPVGFLVATGGAFIILFFYRLLSGRLLREHSPRASRLVLPAPHRRRELVLRHDEEE; encoded by the coding sequence ATGCCGGCTGTTAATCCCGACTTTCAGGTTTTGTTAGAACGGTGCGCCCACGATGTGCTCATGTGGGTGGGCTTTGGCACGCTGACGGGCCTTCTGGCCAAGGCGATTATGCCGGGGCGCGATCCCGGGGGCCCGATTGCCACCGTACTGATGGGAATCGGGGGGTGCGTCATTGGCTGTGGGACGCTGATGTTTTTTTACGAAGGTCAACGTGTCACGCCGATTAGCCCGGTGGGATTTTTGGTGGCCACCGGGGGCGCGTTTATCATTTTATTCTTTTATCGGCTACTGAGCGGCAGGCTGCTGCGCGAACATTCTCCCCGCGCGTCGCGATTGGTTCTCCCCGCGCCGCATCGTCGCCGGGAATTGGTCCTGCGCCACGACGAAGAAGAATAG
- a CDS encoding DUF6797 domain-containing protein has product MKKMVLFRPSLICLLIFICGQAVWSADLPTLTAQLQSEPLSDIARDARQHGDAGRGAIIFFQSSISCAKCHDGANNAPTGPDITKTDKGTTAEHLIESVLSPSKVIKQRYETVIVNTTDGKSHTGIVAREQDGTLTLIDPAGGKSIDIKNENIEEKTRGAQSLMPEGLINVLSDRQQFLDLAKYLIEVSEGGPMRASQLRPALTPFVLPEYERDIDHDRLISGLDQKSYERGEAIYTRVCANCHGTIDQAGSLPASPRFASHIFKNGSDPYSLYQTLTHGYNLMAPQTWMVPRQKYDVIHYLREAYLKPHNPTQYQQTERAYLANLPKGLSIGPEPASVDPWMAMDYGPSLINTYEVGGEGPNFAYKGIAIRLDPGAGGVSRGKSWALFDHDTLRYAAGWVGSDFIDWKGIHFNGQHQIHPKLKGERHVENPVGPGWANPETGSFEDPRLRGRDHRAYGPLPKKWGKFLGTYAYGDQTVIAYTVGDAEILELAGAESLPAQNNAVFTRTLEIGKSSRDLVARIAPITTSVAVNGNHMASLSKADGFHTLVIPAKITPTRVKVLMARMPADELAVFTKTSPEPRPLKPLTKGGPRRWPEILRTAAVIGSNEGPFAVDTLGVPDPNPWNAQLRLTGFDFFPDGKRMAVCSWDGDVWVVGGIDNPQEGLAWQRIATGLFQPLGLKFRDGKIFVCCRDQITLLHDLNGDGETDYYECFNNDHQVTEHFHEFAMGLQTDADGNFYYAKSGRHALQALVPHHGTLLKVSRDGALTEILATGFRAANGICLNPDGTFFVTDQEGFWTPKNRINLVEKGGFYGNLWGYTDITDTADTAMKQPLCWITNAFDRSPAELIWVPAKTWGPLQGALLNTSYGMGRIYVVPHEKVNGQAQGGMCALPLPIFPTGVMRPRFHPTNGQLYVCGMYAWAGNQTLPGGFYRVRYTGRPVDLPIGLAAKSGHVELTFTDKLNPGAVEAKNFEVKIWSLRRSEDYGSEHINERSLTVAHATLGQDGKSVKLDLPGLEPTWGMEIRYRLSGEDGRDIVGTIHNSIHELAK; this is encoded by the coding sequence ATGAAAAAAATGGTTCTTTTCCGCCCCTCCTTGATTTGCTTGCTAATTTTTATTTGTGGGCAAGCTGTCTGGTCGGCGGATTTGCCAACGTTGACGGCTCAACTGCAATCGGAGCCTTTGTCCGATATCGCCCGGGATGCGCGGCAGCATGGCGATGCGGGACGTGGCGCGATTATTTTTTTTCAATCGTCAATTTCATGCGCGAAATGCCATGATGGAGCCAATAACGCCCCTACCGGCCCAGATATAACAAAGACCGACAAAGGAACCACCGCCGAGCACTTGATTGAATCCGTGCTGTCCCCTTCCAAGGTGATTAAACAGCGGTACGAGACCGTGATTGTGAATACCACGGATGGCAAATCGCATACGGGAATTGTCGCGCGGGAACAGGATGGAACGCTGACGCTGATCGATCCCGCGGGTGGAAAAAGTATCGATATCAAAAATGAGAACATCGAGGAAAAAACCCGCGGCGCGCAATCACTCATGCCCGAAGGGCTGATCAATGTGCTTTCGGATCGCCAGCAGTTTCTGGATTTGGCAAAGTATTTGATCGAAGTATCAGAAGGGGGGCCAATGCGGGCCAGCCAGTTACGGCCCGCGCTGACTCCGTTTGTATTGCCCGAGTATGAGCGTGACATCGACCATGATCGTTTGATAAGCGGGCTGGATCAAAAATCCTACGAGCGCGGTGAGGCAATTTACACCCGCGTCTGCGCTAATTGCCATGGAACCATCGATCAAGCGGGCTCGCTTCCCGCGTCTCCGCGATTTGCCAGCCATATCTTTAAAAACGGCAGCGACCCTTATAGCCTGTACCAGACGCTTACCCATGGTTATAACCTGATGGCCCCGCAGACATGGATGGTCCCCCGGCAAAAGTACGACGTCATCCACTATCTCCGCGAAGCATACTTAAAACCACATAACCCGACCCAATATCAGCAAACCGAACGCGCCTATCTGGCTAATTTGCCAAAAGGCCTGTCCATCGGCCCGGAGCCTGCTAGTGTGGACCCGTGGATGGCCATGGACTACGGCCCCAGTCTCATAAACACGTATGAAGTCGGCGGCGAGGGACCGAATTTTGCCTATAAAGGTATTGCCATTCGGCTGGATCCCGGCGCGGGAGGTGTCTCCCGGGGCAAGAGTTGGGCGTTGTTTGACCATGATACGCTCCGCTATGCCGCGGGTTGGGTCGGTTCCGACTTTATCGATTGGAAGGGCATCCACTTTAATGGCCAGCACCAAATTCATCCAAAGCTCAAAGGCGAGCGACATGTGGAGAACCCCGTTGGTCCGGGCTGGGCCAATCCCGAAACAGGCAGCTTTGAAGACCCCCGCTTGCGCGGCCGAGATCATCGCGCCTATGGCCCGCTGCCCAAAAAATGGGGAAAGTTTTTGGGCACCTACGCTTATGGGGACCAAACGGTCATAGCATATACCGTGGGGGACGCGGAGATTCTGGAACTTGCCGGAGCGGAATCGCTTCCCGCCCAAAACAACGCCGTTTTCACGCGTACTTTGGAAATAGGCAAATCCTCGCGTGATTTAGTCGCCCGGATCGCTCCTATAACCACTTCGGTCGCTGTTAATGGCAATCACATGGCATCGCTTAGTAAAGCGGACGGGTTTCATACCCTGGTGATTCCAGCCAAAATCACGCCCACCAGGGTAAAGGTGTTGATGGCGCGGATGCCCGCGGATGAACTTGCCGTATTTACAAAAACATCTCCGGAGCCGCGTCCATTAAAACCCCTGACCAAAGGGGGGCCAAGACGCTGGCCGGAAATACTGCGAACCGCCGCCGTGATCGGAAGCAACGAGGGGCCGTTCGCGGTGGACACATTGGGTGTGCCGGATCCCAATCCCTGGAATGCACAATTGCGGCTGACTGGCTTTGATTTTTTTCCAGATGGCAAACGAATGGCCGTTTGTTCGTGGGATGGAGACGTCTGGGTGGTCGGGGGAATCGACAATCCCCAAGAGGGGCTTGCTTGGCAGCGGATTGCGACCGGTTTATTCCAGCCCTTGGGGTTAAAATTTCGAGATGGAAAAATCTTTGTTTGCTGCCGCGATCAGATCACGTTGTTGCATGACCTGAACGGCGACGGCGAAACTGATTATTACGAATGCTTTAACAATGACCACCAAGTGACGGAGCATTTTCATGAGTTCGCGATGGGCTTGCAGACGGACGCCGACGGAAACTTTTATTATGCCAAGAGTGGCCGGCACGCCTTGCAGGCGCTTGTTCCGCACCATGGCACGCTATTAAAGGTCTCTCGCGATGGCGCCTTGACTGAGATCCTGGCCACCGGTTTTCGGGCGGCAAACGGGATCTGTCTTAATCCCGATGGTACTTTTTTTGTTACTGATCAAGAAGGATTTTGGACTCCAAAAAACAGGATCAATTTGGTGGAAAAAGGCGGGTTTTATGGCAATCTGTGGGGATATACCGATATCACCGACACGGCGGATACAGCCATGAAGCAACCGCTTTGCTGGATAACAAACGCTTTTGACCGCTCTCCGGCGGAATTGATCTGGGTACCCGCAAAAACGTGGGGCCCGCTGCAAGGGGCGCTGCTTAACACTTCTTATGGCATGGGGCGGATTTATGTCGTGCCGCATGAAAAAGTCAACGGACAGGCCCAGGGAGGCATGTGCGCTCTGCCGCTTCCCATCTTTCCCACGGGTGTCATGCGACCGCGATTTCATCCAACCAATGGGCAACTTTACGTTTGCGGCATGTATGCCTGGGCCGGAAACCAAACACTGCCCGGCGGTTTTTACCGCGTGCGATACACGGGCCGGCCCGTCGATCTGCCCATTGGACTTGCGGCCAAATCCGGCCACGTGGAGCTTACGTTTACAGATAAGCTGAATCCAGGCGCGGTGGAGGCGAAAAACTTTGAAGTCAAGATTTGGAGTCTGCGGCGCAGCGAAGACTACGGCTCAGAGCATATCAATGAACGGTCGTTAACCGTCGCCCATGCCACCCTGGGCCAAGATGGCAAGTCGGTAAAGCTGGACTTGCCCGGCCTGGAGCCAACCTGGGGAATGGAGATCCGTTACCGGCTGTCGGGGGAGGATGGCCGCGACATCGTCGGTACAATCCACAATAGCATCCATGAGCTGGCAAAATAA
- a CDS encoding DUF1553 domain-containing protein — protein sequence MSTQRCRLLWPLFIAGLAVCCGFSGSRAAEQPTNPPTQAAPLRAALSEKLKAARQAQLQSPPADAPAGKNAKNGKNAAKGKGKNQPGQPAANLPANPQAAEMLRQRIQALANPTPASEEQIRAAANAAKVVGAKKDKDSAPLPVLTPKSPAAAAAKINELIHEDVFANSSEKPLGLVNDQTYLRRAYLDTIGRAPTPEEITAFALDTDPRKRAQAIDQLLAQSTYGDNWAHYWRDVIMYRKAEDRANLVYKPLQEYLTAELNKNTPWDKLAQSFMTATGPITENGDTAIFMAQMGDNEDVVAELCRIFMGVQIQCAQCHDHPSDRWKREQFHELAAFFPRNTVRPGMPGDQLSFTLASVEREFRARGPDNGRPRGSLEHFMSDLQDPESKGTKMEPVFFVNGKQLPSGLSDLERRGAFAMWFTGRENPWFSRAIVNRLWSELTGEGFIEPVDDIGPDREITAPRALDYLAAQFVANKYDLKWLFRTITQTDAYQRASRSRRTATQTPFTANVAQRLRADQLYTQLMHVLELRDDAAGAYGRGPGGAGGRYGLRDPRFQFNAMFGYDPSVRRDEVATSIPQALALMNGQLNRAVEGDRRNSMLNRVLAENPADEDAISELYLRCLSREPKPAELATCQGYIASAGNKSTGGNSVSSRADAFEDILWALINSPEFAYRN from the coding sequence ATGTCCACCCAACGTTGCCGCTTGCTCTGGCCGTTGTTTATCGCGGGATTGGCGGTTTGTTGCGGGTTTTCCGGGTCCCGGGCTGCGGAACAGCCTACTAACCCCCCCACCCAAGCTGCACCATTACGCGCGGCTTTGTCCGAAAAACTCAAGGCCGCCCGCCAGGCCCAACTGCAATCCCCGCCGGCCGACGCGCCCGCTGGCAAGAACGCCAAAAATGGCAAAAACGCCGCCAAAGGGAAGGGCAAAAACCAACCTGGCCAACCGGCGGCCAATCTTCCCGCCAATCCGCAAGCGGCTGAAATGCTGCGGCAGCGGATTCAGGCGCTGGCCAATCCCACCCCCGCCAGCGAAGAGCAAATTCGCGCCGCGGCCAACGCCGCCAAAGTGGTCGGTGCCAAAAAAGACAAAGATTCCGCCCCCTTGCCGGTGTTGACTCCCAAAAGTCCAGCCGCTGCCGCGGCCAAAATCAACGAGTTGATCCACGAAGATGTTTTTGCCAATAGTTCCGAAAAACCGCTGGGACTAGTCAATGATCAGACTTATTTACGGCGGGCTTATCTGGACACGATTGGGCGGGCCCCCACCCCCGAGGAAATCACGGCCTTTGCCCTGGATACCGACCCGCGCAAGCGCGCGCAGGCCATCGACCAATTGTTAGCTCAATCGACTTATGGCGATAACTGGGCGCACTATTGGCGAGATGTGATCATGTACCGCAAGGCGGAGGACCGGGCCAATCTGGTCTATAAACCGCTACAAGAATACCTTACCGCCGAGTTGAATAAAAACACCCCCTGGGACAAACTAGCACAGTCTTTTATGACCGCCACCGGACCCATTACCGAAAATGGGGACACCGCGATCTTTATGGCCCAAATGGGGGATAATGAGGACGTGGTCGCGGAGTTGTGCCGCATTTTCATGGGTGTGCAAATTCAATGCGCGCAGTGTCATGATCATCCGTCGGATCGGTGGAAGCGTGAACAATTTCACGAACTCGCGGCTTTTTTTCCACGAAATACGGTTCGCCCCGGCATGCCGGGAGACCAGCTTAGTTTTACACTGGCTTCGGTCGAGCGGGAATTTCGGGCACGGGGACCGGATAATGGCCGTCCCCGCGGATCACTGGAACATTTTATGAGCGACCTCCAGGACCCGGAGTCCAAGGGGACCAAAATGGAGCCGGTGTTCTTTGTCAATGGCAAGCAACTGCCGTCGGGACTGAGCGATTTGGAGCGGCGAGGCGCATTTGCGATGTGGTTTACCGGTCGGGAAAATCCCTGGTTTTCGCGGGCGATTGTCAACCGACTGTGGAGCGAATTGACCGGCGAGGGATTTATCGAGCCAGTGGACGATATTGGTCCCGATCGCGAGATCACCGCCCCCCGCGCCCTGGATTATCTGGCGGCGCAATTTGTGGCCAATAAATACGACCTGAAATGGCTCTTTCGCACGATCACGCAGACAGACGCCTACCAACGGGCCAGCCGCTCGCGACGGACCGCCACGCAGACCCCCTTTACCGCAAATGTGGCTCAACGGCTGCGGGCGGATCAGCTTTATACACAACTGATGCATGTGCTGGAATTACGGGACGATGCGGCGGGGGCTTATGGCCGGGGGCCCGGCGGAGCAGGCGGTCGTTATGGTCTGCGCGATCCACGCTTTCAGTTTAATGCCATGTTTGGCTACGACCCCAGTGTGCGCCGCGACGAGGTGGCGACCTCCATCCCCCAAGCACTCGCCCTGATGAATGGGCAACTCAACCGCGCGGTGGAAGGAGACCGTCGCAATTCCATGCTAAACCGCGTCCTGGCTGAAAATCCCGCCGATGAGGATGCCATTAGCGAATTGTACTTGCGTTGCCTTTCCCGTGAGCCCAAACCCGCCGAACTGGCCACCTGCCAGGGATACATTGCTTCGGCTGGTAATAAGTCCACGGGGGGTAATTCAGTTAGTAGCCGCGCCGACGCATTCGAGGACATTCTCTGGGCGTTAATTAATTCGCCGGAATTTGCTTATAGAAATTAG
- a CDS encoding DUF1501 domain-containing protein, producing the protein MPLHLCSSVQTRDQAVIRRRDFLCGISAAAVAAGNVSWTDLITARAADLRKEGRACILLYMQGGPSQFETFSPLVGHANGGETKAIKTNVPGIEIAENLPELAKVADKFAIVRSMTSKEGSHPRASYLLHTGYLPTASIKHPAIGAITAAEIADPTSELPAYVRIGGRGTFATGGFLGVKFDPFDINNPTQPPQNSRPATEVARFQKRLGLLDSLQGEFAKTNPQEVKDHQELYSGAARMILSQDMQAFDLAREPANTRDSYGTGNFASGCLLARRLVEAGVPFIEVVSNGWDTHDDNFSRVKNQCGQIDKPIAALFNDLQARGLLEKTLVVWMGEFGRTPKINPRGGRDHYPRAFNVMLGGGGVRGGQVIGRVDASGAGVADRPVTVADFLRTICHSLGVDANKENMSSIGRPIKVVDGGEVVKELFA; encoded by the coding sequence ATGCCCCTCCATCTTTGCTCCAGCGTACAGACCCGCGATCAGGCTGTCATTCGCCGGCGGGATTTTTTGTGTGGGATTTCCGCCGCGGCTGTGGCCGCCGGAAACGTCAGTTGGACGGACCTCATTACCGCCCGCGCCGCGGACCTGCGCAAGGAAGGGCGCGCGTGCATTTTGCTGTATATGCAAGGGGGGCCCAGCCAGTTCGAGACCTTTAGCCCCCTGGTTGGCCACGCCAACGGTGGGGAAACCAAGGCGATCAAGACCAATGTGCCGGGGATCGAAATTGCCGAAAATCTGCCGGAACTGGCCAAAGTCGCCGACAAATTTGCCATTGTGCGCTCCATGACCAGTAAAGAAGGGAGCCACCCGCGCGCGTCGTACCTGCTACACACGGGTTATCTGCCCACCGCATCGATTAAGCACCCCGCCATTGGCGCGATTACCGCCGCCGAAATCGCCGATCCCACCAGCGAACTCCCCGCGTATGTCCGCATCGGCGGACGCGGAACCTTTGCCACAGGCGGTTTCTTGGGCGTAAAGTTCGATCCTTTTGACATTAATAATCCCACTCAACCGCCGCAAAACAGCCGACCCGCTACCGAAGTTGCCCGCTTTCAAAAGCGACTGGGCCTGCTTGATTCTCTCCAAGGGGAATTCGCCAAGACCAATCCACAAGAGGTTAAGGACCATCAAGAACTCTACTCCGGAGCGGCCCGAATGATCCTAAGCCAGGACATGCAGGCCTTTGATTTAGCGCGCGAACCAGCCAACACGCGCGATAGCTACGGCACGGGAAACTTTGCCAGCGGCTGCCTGCTGGCCCGGCGGCTGGTCGAGGCGGGCGTCCCCTTTATTGAGGTGGTCTCCAACGGTTGGGACACGCACGATGATAATTTTAGCCGTGTGAAAAATCAGTGCGGCCAAATTGATAAACCGATCGCCGCTTTATTCAATGATTTACAAGCGCGGGGATTGCTGGAAAAGACTCTGGTCGTTTGGATGGGGGAATTTGGCCGCACGCCCAAGATCAATCCCCGCGGAGGGAGGGACCACTACCCCCGGGCGTTCAATGTCATGCTGGGGGGCGGGGGCGTCCGGGGGGGACAGGTCATCGGCCGGGTCGATGCCAGCGGCGCGGGCGTGGCCGACCGCCCGGTCACCGTGGCCGACTTTTTACGCACGATCTGCCACAGCCTGGGCGTGGATGCGAACAAGGAAAACATGAGCAGCATCGGCCGGCCGATTAAGGTCGTGGACGGGGGAGAAGTGGTGAAGGAACTGTTTGCGTAG
- a CDS encoding sulfite exporter TauE/SafE family protein — MPLETLALASAAALVALLYAAVGHAGASGYISVMALFGFSRDVIQPTALILNIFVACLSTAQFYRAGHFRWGLFWPFAVTSVPFAYLGGLWKLPPGVFHLLLGGTLIFSAIRFIRPTRGPSTSHPPGLAASMLTGAVLGLFAGLTGTGGGIFLTPVLLLMGWATPKIAAGTSAPFILVNSISGLAGHFQKSPTVPDVVWTLLPAVILGGWVGATIGSRFLSETAIKRCLAVVLLIAGGKLVLGL, encoded by the coding sequence ATGCCCTTGGAAACTCTGGCCCTGGCGTCTGCTGCGGCGTTGGTGGCGCTCTTGTATGCCGCGGTCGGGCACGCGGGAGCATCGGGCTATATTTCGGTTATGGCCCTCTTTGGTTTTTCACGGGACGTCATTCAACCCACAGCCTTGATCCTGAACATCTTTGTGGCTTGTCTGTCGACGGCGCAGTTTTACCGCGCGGGGCATTTTCGCTGGGGCTTGTTTTGGCCGTTTGCCGTAACTTCGGTCCCGTTCGCCTACTTGGGGGGGTTGTGGAAGCTGCCACCGGGGGTGTTTCACTTATTACTCGGTGGCACACTTATTTTTTCGGCGATACGCTTTATCCGGCCCACGCGCGGACCATCAACTTCTCACCCGCCGGGACTGGCGGCTTCGATGTTGACCGGGGCGGTGCTGGGGCTGTTTGCCGGCCTGACGGGCACGGGAGGGGGAATCTTTCTTACACCGGTGCTGCTCCTCATGGGCTGGGCCACGCCCAAGATCGCGGCGGGGACATCGGCGCCCTTTATTTTGGTCAATTCCATTTCCGGTCTCGCGGGGCACTTTCAAAAGTCGCCCACGGTGCCAGACGTGGTTTGGACGCTGCTTCCCGCGGTAATTCTGGGCGGGTGGGTGGGAGCCACGATCGGGAGTCGATTTTTATCAGAAACCGCGATCAAACGCTGCCTGGCGGTGGTGCTCTTGATCGCGGGGGGAAAGCTGGTGTTGGGACTGTAG
- the rpmA gene encoding 50S ribosomal protein L27 — MAHKKGQGSTRNGRDSNAQRRGVKKFAGETVRAGNILIRQVGNRFYPGRHVGQGKDYTLFALMDGQVHFDRDGRRINIVPETAATN, encoded by the coding sequence ATGGCACATAAAAAAGGTCAGGGCTCTACCCGCAATGGTCGGGATTCCAACGCCCAGCGCCGCGGCGTCAAAAAATTCGCTGGTGAAACCGTGCGGGCGGGGAATATCCTGATCCGGCAGGTGGGGAATCGGTTTTATCCTGGTCGACATGTTGGCCAGGGAAAAGACTATACGCTGTTTGCCCTAATGGACGGGCAGGTTCATTTTGACCGCGATGGCCGCCGGATCAATATTGTCCCGGAAACCGCCGCCACCAATTAA
- a CDS encoding arsenate reductase ArsC, whose protein sequence is MRVVFVCVENSNRSQMAQAFGKLHGLEAYSAGSRPSGKVNPKAIAAMAELGYDLSTHQSKSLADLPDVDFDYAVTMGCGDACPHLRAQHRLDWQIPDPREMPPEEFAKIRDEIGRLVEQLASSTKNEVQSCR, encoded by the coding sequence ATGCGTGTCGTCTTTGTCTGTGTCGAAAATTCCAACCGGAGCCAAATGGCCCAGGCGTTTGGCAAATTGCATGGGTTAGAGGCCTACAGCGCGGGTTCGCGCCCATCCGGAAAGGTGAACCCCAAGGCGATCGCCGCCATGGCTGAACTTGGCTATGACCTTTCCACCCACCAGTCAAAATCGCTGGCCGATCTGCCGGATGTGGACTTTGACTACGCCGTGACCATGGGCTGCGGGGACGCGTGTCCCCATCTGCGGGCGCAGCACCGCCTGGACTGGCAAATTCCGGATCCGCGAGAAATGCCGCCCGAGGAATTTGCCAAAATTCGCGATGAAATCGGTCGATTAGTGGAGCAGTTGGCGTCTTCAACTAAAAATGAGGTGCAATCATGTCGGTAA
- the arsM gene encoding arsenite methyltransferase, whose translation MSVTEIVQLKYGNVAKSGLSSDNAGVLAIAQAFGYSGEELSSIPAEANMGLSCGNPTAFASLKPGETVVDLGCGGGLDVFLAAKKVGPTGRAIGIDMTPAMLDLARQNAVKGGLENVEFHLAGIDKLPLADQTVDCIISNCVINLAEDKPAVFAEMARVLKPGGRLAISDLALLKPLPAELAENLMAYVGCIAGAIPVQEYESGLKVAGFAEVQVVNTGADLNAYASLENQSGCCSPGMCCEPESSVEDSSVTPASLTVISTESGNSELHRELSDLLRRYNVNDFVASVRVYAIKPA comes from the coding sequence ATGTCGGTAACCGAAATTGTCCAGCTAAAATATGGTAATGTCGCCAAAAGTGGCTTATCCAGCGATAACGCCGGCGTCCTTGCCATCGCCCAGGCGTTTGGCTATAGCGGGGAAGAGTTAAGCTCGATCCCGGCGGAAGCAAACATGGGCCTGTCCTGCGGCAATCCCACGGCGTTTGCCAGTTTAAAGCCAGGGGAAACCGTGGTTGACCTGGGCTGCGGCGGGGGATTGGATGTTTTCTTGGCGGCAAAAAAAGTTGGTCCGACCGGCCGCGCCATTGGAATTGATATGACCCCGGCGATGCTGGACTTGGCCCGACAAAATGCAGTCAAGGGAGGCCTGGAAAATGTGGAATTTCACTTGGCGGGAATCGACAAGCTACCCTTGGCGGACCAGACCGTGGATTGCATCATTAGCAACTGCGTGATCAATCTGGCGGAGGATAAACCCGCGGTCTTTGCGGAAATGGCCCGCGTGCTGAAACCCGGCGGGCGGCTGGCGATCAGCGATTTAGCTCTTTTAAAACCGTTACCTGCGGAGCTGGCTGAAAATTTAATGGCGTACGTGGGTTGCATTGCCGGTGCGATACCCGTACAGGAGTATGAAAGCGGGTTAAAGGTCGCGGGCTTTGCCGAAGTGCAGGTCGTGAATACCGGGGCCGACCTGAATGCGTATGCCAGTCTCGAAAACCAGTCCGGGTGCTGCTCGCCGGGAATGTGCTGCGAGCCGGAATCCTCGGTCGAGGATTCCAGCGTTACGCCAGCGAGCTTGACGGTAATTAGCACCGAGTCGGGCAATTCCGAACTGCATCGCGAATTGTCCGATCTGTTGCGGCGTTACAATGTGAACGATTTTGTGGCCAGCGTGCGGGTGTATGCGATCAAGCCCGCGTAA